The following nucleotide sequence is from Apium graveolens cultivar Ventura chromosome 4, ASM990537v1, whole genome shotgun sequence.
ATGTACCTGAAAACAATTTCTTTATAAGTTTCACAAAGATGAATACAGCAAAGCATGACTGTGTGCAGACATATGAGTACCTTGGTACAACTCCTAGTTAGACTTCCCTGAACTTTCCCTTGACCATCTTTAGGAAGAGGCTGACTTTGGATTGGTTTCTCCTGCTCACAATTTTCAATAGGTTTGTCCCCCACGTTTGATTTCTCAGACCTTTGATCAGATTCAAAGGTAGGTGACTGATGCAAGTGTACCCCCAGTTGGGTAGCCTCAATCATTGTATTTCCATGCAACACTTCTGGCTCTCTTGTAACTGGGTTGCTGATGAGGGGTATTCCAAAAAGCTTACAGTGTCCATCACCAGGTTTCACTCCCTGCTGCTGGGCTGACATGTTTTTTGGTATCTGTTCTCTCGAATGTGCAGGTACATGAGAATAAGATGGAAGTGGTGGAGGCATCAACCAGTTCCCCTGCTGGTGATCATCTATCTGACCAGAAGGATGCATGGTGTAACCATTATAATTTCCATATCTAGTACTCCCTCGATTCTGGTAAGAAGCATCATTTTGAAAATGATTTCTAGTGACGGAGTCCGACAAACTCAGCGAGAGATTGGATTGCATCATGGACCATGGGGTTGACATTAAGTTGAATTTTCCATCCTTATTTGGCAATTGGACTTTTATTGAGTGGGGAGTAGCTACAGTTTGGGTACTTGAGGCAGTAGAAAAATCATTGGAGGAATTAGTTTGTCCACCAAAACCTGACAATAGATCTGTGAAAGATGATTCGGCCCTACCTAAGGGCGACCATTTCTCTGTCCTATATCTTTGCGTAGCAGAAACAGCATCCATTTTCTCCTCATCAGTGGGTTGTGTCCATGCCACAGGCTTAACAGATGAATCGGACTCGTTACTCTCAGCGAAAGCACCTCTCAAGGTCGGTATTTCTTGACCTTGCAAGACCCTTGAAAATGCACTAGCTGGCGAAGGGTCTACTGCTAATCTAGATGAACCTATATAAGAGTTACATAAGTATTTTAGATTAACTTGCACAAAGTATTAGATATCCAAGATGACCAGATGCGGAGAGTCATACCTTCTCTTGTAAGAACAGAGGAGTCCGGGGAAGAAGGCAACATGCTAGATCGAGGTCTTTTTGATCTTGGCACTGGGAGTGGATTTATTGCCGGAGGAGTAAGAGCAGGTTCTACATTCCACGGAGAAACTCTCTCTGGACGAGGTATACTAGAAATTTCATCCCACCGGACCTTCAGATATAATAAAATTAGTAAACATTATCAGAATTATAAATTTATGCGAACGGAAGGACGCAAGAGTTGCAAACCTTTAGAGACCTCCATTTAGAATCTGGCCATATTTTGGGATCAGACTCTTCAGTTCCAACTATGGTACCAGTAAACCTACAAGAAAGATATATATTAAAACCACATCCAAGATCATAACGAAGAAATGAGGCCACGCTCAAAAATGCAAACTTGATTAACCATACTTTTGTTCTGGCGCTTCTTCTCCTTCAAATCTCATTTTAAACCGCATTCCTATAGAATAATTGTTTTTAACCGATGCCGAGTACTGATCAAATGGAACAATAAACTCCGCAGGGCTAGTTCTGCAAAAGAACGATGAAAACAATCAGCTCAATACTCTAATAATATACATCTGATGAACATTACTACAAAAATATCATAACTGAAACTGGTCAAACTATAACTAATAATAATTGCCAATACTTAATAATAAAATTGAGCTTAATCTACATAATTTAACCTCGCTTGTTGTATATGATATTGGAAATTATTGTCAAAATTAATGCAACAGGAGTTTCAAACTATACTACTTTCTAAAGCTAGATCTTATTACTTGTCTACCGGCCACTATATATTGTATCTTACCTGGGCTTGTAATAAACTGTGAACATTGTGCCCGTCTGAATTGCATGCCAAGCTGTTGCAAGGACACCTAGATGCATACTGTGACTTGATATGACTGACGATGGAACATTAGCCTGCTGTCGCAAAGCTCGTCTAACACCAACCCGAAGGTCACCATTTTCACCCCTACAAGTTGTATAATTTTCAATTAGATACTATTAATACTAATACGCATGTAGTAAATACAGAATTTCACAGATAATGGATAAGATCTTGAACCTCAGAAATATAAAAGCATCCCCAGCGACGAGCCGTTTTGAGCTGACAAAGACACTCCAACCACTTTGAAGCAAGTGTCTCCTTGGTTGACCTGACATTGTTTTGTGGTATTAACATGTATGAGAAACAAATGTACACAGCCACTTTAATATGTTCCTTCTTGAGCATAGAAATTAAATCCTAGATTTTAACATAAAAACACATCTTGTTTTGATGAATATGCTAGACAGCTAGAAAGTTAAGCAGATACTTCTACTGAAGGTATAATTGGATATTAACATTATGCAGATGTCTTGCATAAAATAattaattgatatatattaagAAAACAAATACAAtcatgataataaaacaagaaCTATCATCAGCTTCCTAGGTCAATGTTTACACAGTTTGACGAGAGAAAATGACCAAATTTCAAAAGTGTGATAGTGAAAGCATAGTAGCAAATACCCCGAAATATGTGTCTAAATCGCCAATCATTTCCATGCAAGTCCTTGGCCACTAACTCTTGTGTAGGAGGTTGCTTTGTCATGTCCTGTTGCATATATGCAATGTACGACAATTGAGAATGGAATTTTAATGTAATATAGAAATAAAATATAATCTAATGAAAACAGAGCACCCTACCAGTGGGGGTAGGCATTCATCAGCGTGTCTTCTCAACACTGAGAACCCTCCATGAGTACTCGTATCAGATGCAGTAAGTGTCTTGCAAAAGGAATGCACATGAAAGCGAGGTGGGGGAGGAGGTGCAGGATCCTTCTTTACTGCATTCTCATCTTGCTGGCATTATCAAAGTAAAGACACAAACATCAATCTATGTCTATCTATCTTAAAACCCAGGTACATATTACTATATAACTTGAAGCACTGCTTACATTTGCTTCGGGCATCAAAGTCACTTGCGCAAACACCTCGTCCGTATCCGCCTCAGCCTACATACATAGATCAACACAAATATCCCAATATTAGTCACTAGAATACTACACCAAACACTACTAATTCCATATAAACAGTAAAATCCACAAATTAACCTCTATAATTTAAACCACAAGCTCGACAAGAGCATTACCTTCAAATGTACATGAACAACACGACATAGTATCTTGGACGGAAGATTATAAGCAGGCATTTGTTGTTCAGCTACCTGATTAGTAGATGCCTCCACCTTACCAATACAAAACACAAAGCTCATCAGAATCAAAATAATCACAACACTATAAACCTACCTCGATCTGTAAACCTCTCAACACACCTTCTCCGTAACTAAAAAACTAATCATTTCTACACAAAATCCAAATCACCTACACATCATCACACAAATAAACCTCCTAATCACCACCATAATTCTCCTTAAAACTCGATACGAAcaatataacacataatcatttATCTAATCatttcataatatttatatttaaatttgattaaattattGTTAATTCATCACATACATCAAACACACAGCAGTACAGCACAATCAATAACACACATACTAATTATAGAAAAAAAAATACATTTATTAATCACTTTAAAGTTTAAGCAATAAATCACAAacaaacttcatttatttttatatataaattctaaaattagtttaattcatttaattatttaaaaaaaataccTGTTCAATATGACCTTGAGGAAAATAATAAACGAGCTCACGCTCACATGGCACGTTAACTAACGGACCAGCACAAGCTCGCCATAACTCCGTGTAAAGCGCCGTCTCTGCATCAACTACACATACAAAAACAAAACATTAAACACGCCGGAAATTACAAATATCGCCGGAGACTCGCCGGAAAATCAACAAACCAGCCGGAACTTACCTCTACTACCGCCGGAAGGTGGATGAACAGTACGAGGACCTCTATCAACGTCGTTACGATCACTATATCCTGAAGAGAAGCTTTCTGCTTGCGCAGCGTTGCCTTTACTTGATATCTCTGAAGAAGCCATTGTTTAACTCGGTGTTGACTCGGTGTTAACTCGGTGTTAACTCGGTGTTAACTCAGATCTATCATCAATTTCACGGTTTGGTTGCTTTGTGAGAGAGAGAGTCTCGCTGGAGAGTTCGTCGGAGGAGACTTGAGAATGAATGTTGCACGCGATGGATAAatgagagagaatgagagagagagagagatgtttTTTTTAATGCCAACAAACAAACAATGCCTTGGCAGAATAGTAGTGCTATCATAAATTGGTAAATTGAATTACGGTTAAGGTAATATTTTGGGGCACCACCTTTAAATACGACTCTATTTTGGAGACACCTAAAATatgaatatttaattttattcGATATGTCTTTTATTTTTGGAATTCGGAATCATCCAATttttaaacaataataattgattaaaatatACAAATATTTGATTGATACCAAAATATAGAGAAGATATTAGAAATCCCAAAAAGTTTTCGTAAATGTTGATTTGACATTTCGCAATTtcatattttttctaaaaatataataatatgtGATTCtacatgcatgtatatatatatatatatatatatatattctaacgAATTACACCTTCTATTTCATATTAGTAACTTTAAAAAAAAATCTCACAATATATATCATCTTTTAAGTTTCCATAATAAGGGATGGACAAAGAGTTTATGATCTTGCATGTAAAATgtattaatcaattaatataattattttataaaacttaaaatattagaaaaacataaaaatattaaaaaatgaaaataaacTACTACTATGACACGGAGAGATATAATATGTCACTTCTTCTAAAAGTTAATTTTGGTAACattttttggatatttaataGGTAAATATTATTTTCAGAGCTGATTTTTAATTTCCGGAGGAAACAAAACAATACACAATTACCCATGCatacataataataaaagaaaaaaataatatgAAAGATAATTTCATCTTTTCATTCTTTTTCAGTTCTGAAAATAAAAAATTTGTTCTGCAAATGACTTTTTCCTACTTAATATTACTGATCTCATAAGTCATCAATATATTACCGTCACTTCATTGATGATGTTTAGAAGATTGACatttaatcataaaaataataatatcacTAATTGATTGATGGAAATTTTATTTAGAAATATATTCCTTGGGTTAAATCCCgaaaaaaattaccaaataagGGTGAATAGTGGTTGCAAATATAACCGGGAATAGCCGGTTGGCGCAACAAACACACAAGGAAATGACTAAAAAAAGGAGGGGGAGTGGCAATAGCATGTCCAAGGGGAGACAATAAATAAAGGCGGCTCGTGAGGGGGGTTAAGAGTAAACGGCGTTAGTGTCGTTAAGTGTGTCGGCATGGGATTGGATAACAAGAGACGATGTTTGTCTGTAAACGTTAACGGAAAGTTGTTGTGTTTTAATTGGGCAAGTGGGTTTGTCCTGCTATTAACGGACAGAGATGGATGGAAGGGagagatcgagagagagagattgaggaGAGAGATGGATGGATGGAAGGGTACGTTAGCACACACCCTTATTGCTCTTCTGGCGCATGTTAACCGTGTTtgctttttttctttttttgctTTCTTTTTACCTTTATTTTGTGTCACTTGGTTAGTTGGTTTAAGTTAGGATGATCAAATAAAAACTGAAACCGCGTCGAAAAATCAAAAAACTGTATCGAGAAAAATTGAAACAGATAAAAATCGAAAAAAATCGTAACCGAATTGAACCAATGGAACGGTTTGGTAACGGTTATGATTTTATCCATATAACTGAACCgcttatataatattatataattaaataataaataatataattatatataatacataattgatatatatataaccTAATATAATTAGTTATGCAGCGGAGAGCGGAGGATATTCAATACTTATACTTTTATTGTTTAGCAAAACGAGGGTTTCGCTTGTTATAGGACTTGACCAAACATCTCACGACACGAATTGACGACAGCCATGCAGCACCTGTATGAAAGTAAGTACCATCCCATTAAAGGACGGGGGGTTTTGTTGTTCATATGTCAAGAGCTGGTAAGGTTTTGCGGGTTGTATCGAATTAAACCACATGATCCACCGCTTGTGTAGGCCCCCGTCAATTCCTTTGAGTTTCGGTCTTGCGACTGTACTCCCCAGGCGAAGTTTTTCACGCATTAGTTGACCTTTAAATTAATTCTGATGCCCTGCATGTTTAAGTTTTTTAGTTTTACTTCTAATACCCTCTATATTATTATTTACTTCTATTTATATTGAGTACTTGAAATTTCAATATAAACACACATGTAACTTTTTGATCATAGA
It contains:
- the LOC141717416 gene encoding auxin response factor 2B-like isoform X1; this encodes MASSEISSKGNAAQAESFSSGYSDRNDVDRGPRTVHPPSGGSRVDAETALYTELWRACAGPLVNVPCERELVYYFPQGHIEQVEASTNQVAEQQMPAYNLPSKILCRVVHVHLKAEADTDEVFAQVTLMPEANQDENAVKKDPAPPPPPRFHVHSFCKTLTASDTSTHGGFSVLRRHADECLPPLDMTKQPPTQELVAKDLHGNDWRFRHIFRGQPRRHLLQSGWSVFVSSKRLVAGDAFIFLRGENGDLRVGVRRALRQQANVPSSVISSHSMHLGVLATAWHAIQTGTMFTVYYKPRTSPAEFIVPFDQYSASVKNNYSIGMRFKMRFEGEEAPEQKFTGTIVGTEESDPKIWPDSKWRSLKVRWDEISSIPRPERVSPWNVEPALTPPAINPLPVPRSKRPRSSMLPSSPDSSVLTREGSSRLAVDPSPASAFSRVLQGQEIPTLRGAFAESNESDSSVKPVAWTQPTDEEKMDAVSATQRYRTEKWSPLGRAESSFTDLLSGFGGQTNSSNDFSTASSTQTVATPHSIKVQLPNKDGKFNLMSTPWSMMQSNLSLSLSDSVTRNHFQNDASYQNRGSTRYGNYNGYTMHPSGQIDDHQQGNWLMPPPLPSYSHVPAHSREQIPKNMSAQQQGVKPGDGHCKLFGIPLISNPVTREPEVLHGNTMIEATQLGVHLHQSPTFESDQRSEKSNVGDKPIENCEQEKPIQSQPLPKDGQGKVQGSLTRSCTKVHKQGIALGRSVDLTKFSDYDELIAELDQLFEFNGELKARGKDWLVVYTDDEGDMMLVGDDPWQEFCGMVRKIFIYTKEDVQRMDPKRLNPKGEESSLAAEGASARETRNLPLLSIPEDS
- the LOC141717416 gene encoding auxin response factor 2B-like isoform X2, translating into MASSGYSDRNDVDRGPRTVHPPSGGSRVDAETALYTELWRACAGPLVNVPCERELVYYFPQGHIEQVEASTNQVAEQQMPAYNLPSKILCRVVHVHLKAEADTDEVFAQVTLMPEANQDENAVKKDPAPPPPPRFHVHSFCKTLTASDTSTHGGFSVLRRHADECLPPLDMTKQPPTQELVAKDLHGNDWRFRHIFRGQPRRHLLQSGWSVFVSSKRLVAGDAFIFLRGENGDLRVGVRRALRQQANVPSSVISSHSMHLGVLATAWHAIQTGTMFTVYYKPRTSPAEFIVPFDQYSASVKNNYSIGMRFKMRFEGEEAPEQKFTGTIVGTEESDPKIWPDSKWRSLKVRWDEISSIPRPERVSPWNVEPALTPPAINPLPVPRSKRPRSSMLPSSPDSSVLTREGSSRLAVDPSPASAFSRVLQGQEIPTLRGAFAESNESDSSVKPVAWTQPTDEEKMDAVSATQRYRTEKWSPLGRAESSFTDLLSGFGGQTNSSNDFSTASSTQTVATPHSIKVQLPNKDGKFNLMSTPWSMMQSNLSLSLSDSVTRNHFQNDASYQNRGSTRYGNYNGYTMHPSGQIDDHQQGNWLMPPPLPSYSHVPAHSREQIPKNMSAQQQGVKPGDGHCKLFGIPLISNPVTREPEVLHGNTMIEATQLGVHLHQSPTFESDQRSEKSNVGDKPIENCEQEKPIQSQPLPKDGQGKVQGSLTRSCTKVHKQGIALGRSVDLTKFSDYDELIAELDQLFEFNGELKARGKDWLVVYTDDEGDMMLVGDDPWQEFCGMVRKIFIYTKEDVQRMDPKRLNPKGEESSLAAEGASARETRNLPLLSIPEDS